One genomic region from Alteromonas pelagimontana encodes:
- a CDS encoding NUDIX hydrolase — MFNFCPQCRSANISTINGSEYRCPDCGFVYYHNTASAVAGIITCDNAMLVTQRARNPGKGMFDLPGGFVDHGESLEQALSREVEEELGLTLTDWQYFVSLPNTYRYTDVLYHTCDAVFSIELSSRPTLTPEASEILQVHWLERDKIDLTTIAFPSLREAIRRFCRR; from the coding sequence ATGTTTAACTTTTGTCCGCAATGCCGAAGCGCCAATATCTCAACTATCAACGGCTCTGAATATCGCTGCCCAGACTGCGGCTTCGTGTATTATCACAATACGGCATCAGCGGTGGCCGGTATTATTACTTGTGACAATGCCATGTTAGTTACCCAGAGAGCCAGAAATCCGGGGAAAGGAATGTTCGATCTGCCGGGCGGTTTTGTTGATCACGGCGAATCTCTTGAGCAGGCTTTGTCGCGAGAGGTGGAAGAAGAGCTGGGGTTAACCTTGACCGATTGGCAATACTTTGTGTCTTTGCCTAACACCTATCGGTATACAGATGTACTGTATCATACCTGTGATGCTGTATTTTCGATTGAACTGTCTTCACGCCCGACACTCACTCCAGAAGCTAGTGAAATTCTTCAGGTTCACTGGCTGGAGCGCGATAAAATTGATTTAACGACAATTGCTTTTCCATCACTGCGTGAAGCCATACGGCGCTTTTGCAGACGCTAA